A window from Vigna angularis cultivar LongXiaoDou No.4 chromosome 7, ASM1680809v1, whole genome shotgun sequence encodes these proteins:
- the LOC108336594 gene encoding H/ACA ribonucleoprotein complex subunit 4 — MRSSPRSSTSSAVKRQLRIRTIYESKLLEYDPDRHLVVFWISCEAGTYVRTMCVHLGLLLGVGGHMQELRRVWSGIMGEKDNMVSMHDARKFGRRGYGDVQGRRCKEGDRVRGREKSWEKLTQGRKK, encoded by the coding sequence ATGAGGTCGTCGCCTAGATCAAGCACTTCCTCCGCTGTTAAACGTCAACTGCGCATCCGGACCATCTACGAAAGTAAGCTCCTTGAGTATGACCCAGATAGGCACTTAGTTGTTTTCTGGATTTCGTGTGAGGCTGGGACCTATGTTAGGACTATGTGTGTCCATTTGGGGTTGCTGCTTGGTGTGGGTGGCCATATGCAAGAGCTTAGGAGGGTTTGGTCTGGGATCATGGGGGAGAAGGATAACATGGTGAGCATGCATGATGCAAGGAAGTTTGGTCGACGAGGTTACGGCGATGTACAGGGACGGagatgcaaggaaggagacaGAGTGAGAGGGAGGGAGAAAAGTTGGGAAAAATTGACTCAGGGTAGAAAAAAATGA
- the LOC108337351 gene encoding glycerol-3-phosphate acyltransferase 5 produces MESVVSQLEGTLLKDSDAFSYFMLVAFEASGLVRFALLLALWPVIRLLDMVGMDDASLKLMIFVAVAGVPKSEIESVARAVLPKFYMDDLDMDKWKVFISYEKRIVVTKTPKIMVEMFVKEHLHADEVVGTQLSFNRFDLATGFLHADSTNTISQRVANLLNNGAPTLVMDQSHPPDLTGQNYEHQLLRPLPVIFHDGRLVKRPTPSTSLLILLWIPVGIVLAIIRIAIGSILPFWAIPYMSWLFGGKVIVKGKPPLPPSGGNAGVLFVCTHRTLMDPVVLSSVLLRKIPAVTYSISRLSEILSPIPTVRLTRTRHVDAEKIKRELSKGDLVVCPEGTTCREPFLLRFSALFAELTDRIVPVAMNYRVGFFHATTARGWKGLDPIFFFMNPRPVYEVTFLNQLPVEATCSSGKSPHDVANYVQRILAATLGFECTNFTRKDKYRVLAGNDGTVSPTFSLMDHMVKVVRTFIQ; encoded by the exons ATGGAGTCTGTGGTGTCTCAGCTAGAAGGCACGCTTCTGAAGGACTCTGATGCATTCTCTTATTTCATGTTGGTAGCGTTTGAAGCATCAGGTTTGGTTCGTTTCGCCTTGTTGCTTGCGCTATGGCCTGTGATTCGGTTACTTGACATGGTTGGCATGGACGATGCGTCTCTCAAGTTGATGATCTTTGTGGCTGTGGCGGGGGTTCCCAAGTCTGAGATTGAGTCCGTGGCAAGAGCAGTTTTGCCCAAGTTCTACATGGATGATCTCGACATGGACAAGTGGAAGGTGTTCATCTCTTACGAGAAGAGGATTGTGGTGACGAAGACGCCAAAAATCATGGTGGAGATGTTCGTCAAGGAGCATCTTCACGCAGATGAGGTCGTCGGAACCCAACTCTCCTTCAATAGGTTTGACCTCGCCACTGGTTTTCTCCATGCTGACTCCACTAACACCATTTCTCAAAGGGTCGCCAACCTTCTCAACAATGGCGCGCCCACTTTGGTTATG GACCAATCACATCCACCAGATTTGACAGGCCAAAACTACGAGCACCAGCTGCTCCGGCCGCTTCCGGTGATTTTCCACGACGGCCGCCTTGTGAAGCGGCCAACGCCGTCCACTTCCCTACTGATCCTACTATGGATTCCGGTGGGTATTGTACTCGCCATTATCCGCATCGCCATTGGCTCCATTCTACCCTTTTGGGCCATTCCCTACATGTCATGGCTATTCGGTGGCAAGGTCATCGTAAAGGGAAAACCACCCCTCCCTCCCTCCGGCGGCAACGCCGGCGTCCTCTTCGTCTGCACCCACCGCACCCTAATGGACCCAGTCGTCCTCTCCTCCGTCCTCCTCCGCAAAATCCCGGCGGTCACGTACTCCATCTCGCGGTTATCGGAGATCCTCTCTCCCATTCCCACCGTAAGGCTCACGAGAACACGCCATGTGGACGCTGAGAAAATCAAACGAGAGTTATCGAAAGGTGACTTAGTAGTGTGCCCCGAAGGAACAACATGTCGCGAGCCTTTCCTTTTGAGGTTCAGTGCCCTCTTCGCTGAACTCACTGACCGGATAGTGCCCGTGGCCATGAACTACAGGGTAGGGTTCTTCCACGCCACAACTGCGAGAGGTTGGAAGGGTTTGGACcccattttcttcttcatgAACCCTAGACCGGTGTACGAGGTTACTTTCTTGAACCAGTTGCCGGTAGAAGCGACTTGTTCTTCGGGGAAGAGTCCACATGACGTGGCTAACTACGTGCAGAGGATACTAGCGGCGACGCTAGGGTTTGAGTGCACGAACTTCACTCGAAAGGACAAGTACAGGGTGTTGGCGGGGAATGACGGCACTGTGTCTCCCACTTTTTCATTGATGGATCACATGGTGAAGGTGGTGAGAACGTTCATACAGTAA